One region of Bubalus kerabau isolate K-KA32 ecotype Philippines breed swamp buffalo chromosome 6, PCC_UOA_SB_1v2, whole genome shotgun sequence genomic DNA includes:
- the KLHL30 gene encoding kelch-like protein 30 isoform X2: MVRNVDDLDFHLPSHAQDVLDGLQRLRSQPKLVDLTLLVGGRELPCHRGLLALSSPYFHAMFAGDFAESFSARVELRDVEPAVVAQLVDFVYTGRLTVTQGNVEALTRTAARLQFPAVQKVCGRYLQQQLDASNCLGICEFGEQQGLLGVAAKAWAFLRENFEAVAREDEFLQLSQERLAACLASDLLQVQPEQSRLEALLRWVRHDPQVRAAHLPELLSLVHLDAVPRLHVQQLLASEPLIRESEACREALAQGHEGALLALPQKLEEVLVVVGGRALEEEEEGAEELVPLAGNFAFYHTKAKRWMALPDFPDHHKWGFSLAALNNDVYVTGGSRGSRTDAWSTTQAWCFPLKEAAWRPVAPMLKARTNHASAALNGEIYAVGGTTLDVVEVESYDPFTDTWTPIRPALKYVSNFSAAGCGGRLYLVGSSACKYNALALQCYNPVTDAWSVIASPFLPKYLSSPRCAALHGALYLVGDNTKKVYVYDPGANLWQKVQPLHSLHENGALVPLGDALYATGGRWQGMAGDYHVEMEAYDRGRDAWVRLGAMPRLWLYHGASAVFLDVSKWTQPFGPAPEP, encoded by the exons ATGGTGCGGAACGTGGACGACCTGGACTTCCACCTGCCCTCGCATGCCCAGGACGTGCTGGACGGCCTGCAGCGGCTGCGCTCCCAGCCCAAGCTGGTGGACCTCACGCTGCTGGTGGGCGGCCGGGAGCTGCCCTGCCACCGCGGGCTCCTGGCGCTGAGCAGCCCTTACTTCCACGCCATGTTCGCGGGAGACTTCGCAGAGAGCTTCTCGGCGCGCGTGGAGCTGCGGGACGTGGAGCCCGCTGTGGTGGCGCAGCTGGTGGACTTCGTGTACACGGGCCGGCTGACCGTCACCCAGGGCAACGTGGAGGCGCTGACCCGCACGGCCGCACGCCTGCAGTTCCCCGCCGTGCAGAAGGTCTGCGGCCGCTATCTGCAGCAGCAGCTCGACGCCTCCAACTGCCTGGGCATCTGCGAGTTTGGGGAACAGCAGGGGCTGCTGGGCGTGGCCGCCAAGGCCTGGGCCTTCCTGCGGGAGAACTTCGAGGCCGTGGCCCGGGAGGACGAGTTCCTGCAGCTGTCCCAGGAGCGGCTGGCCGCCTGCCTGGCCAGCGACCTGCTGCAGGTGCAGCCGGAGCAGAGCCGGCTGGAGGCGCTGCTGCGCTGGGTACGCCACGACCCCCAGGTCCGGGCCGCCCACCTGCCCGAGCTGCTCAGCCTGGTGCACCTGGACGCCGTGCCCAGGCTCCACGTGCAGCAGCTGCTGGCCTCGGAGCCGCTGATCCGGGAGTCGGAGGCCTGTCGGGAGGCCTTGGCCCAGGGCCACGAGGGG GCGCTGCTGGCCCTCCCGCAGAAGCTGGAGGAGGTCCTGGTGGTGGTGGGCGGGCGGgcgctggaggaggaggaggagggagccgAGGAGCTCGTCCCCCTGGCCGGGAACTTCGCCTTCTACCACACCAAGGCCA AGAGGTGGATGGCCCTCCCAGACTTCCCCGACCACCACAAATGGGGCTTCTCGCTGGCGGCGCTCAACAACGACGTCTACGTGACag GCGGCTCTCGGGGTTCCAGGACGGACGCGTGGTCCACCACGCAGGCCTGGTGCTTCCCCCTGAAGGAGGCCGCCTGGAGGCCAGTGGCGCCCATGCTGAAGGCCCGCACCAACCACGCCAGCGCCGCGCTCAACGGGGAGATCTACGCGGTCGGCG GCACCACTCTGGATGTGGTGGAGGTGGAGAGCTATGACCCCTTCACAGACACCTGGACGCCCATCCGCCCAGCCCTCAAGTATGTCAGCAACTTCTCCGCGGCAGGCTGTGGGGGCCGGCTCTACCTGGTGGGGTCCAGTGCCTGCAAGTACAATGCCCTGGCTCTGCAATGCTACAACCCGGTCACAG ACGCCTGGAGCGTGATCGCCTCGCCCTTCCTCCCCAAGTACCTGTCGTCTCCACGCTGCGCCGCCCTGCACGGGGCACTCTACCTGGTGGGTGACAACACCAAGAAGGTCTACGTGTATGACCCCGGGGCCAACCTGTGGCAGAAG GTGCAGCCCCTGCACAGCCTGCACGAGAACGGGGCGCTGGTGCCGCTGGGGGACGCGCTCTACGCCACGGGCGGCCGCTGGCAGGGCATGGCTGGGGACTACCACGTGGAGATGGAGGCCTACGACCGTGGCCGGGACGCCTGGGTCCGCCTCGGCGCCATGCCCCGCCTCTGGCTCTACCACGGCGCGTCCGCTGTCTTCCTGGACGTCTCCAAGTGGACCCAGCCCTTCGGGCCAGCCCCGGAGCCCTGA
- the KLHL30 gene encoding kelch-like protein 30 isoform X3, with protein MVRNVDDLDFHLPSHAQDVLDGLQRLRSQPKLVDLTLLVGGRELPCHRGLLALSSPYFHAMFAGDFAESFSARVELRDVEPAVVAQLVDFVYTGRLTVTQGNVEALTRTAARLQFPAVQKVCGRYLQQQLDASNCLGICEFGEQQGLLGVAAKAWAFLRENFEAVAREDEFLQLSQERLAACLASDLLQVQPEQSRLEALLRWVRHDPQVRAAHLPELLSLVHLDAVPRLHVQQLLASEPLIRESEACREALAQGHEGALLALPQKLEEVLVVVGGRALEEEEEGAEELVPLAGNFAFYHTKASGSRGSRTDAWSTTQAWCFPLKEAAWRPVAPMLKARTNHASAALNGEIYAVGGTTLDVVEVESYDPFTDTWTPIRPALKYVSNFSAAGCGGRLYLVGSSACKYNALALQCYNPVTDAWSVIASPFLPKYLSSPRCAALHGALYLVGDNTKKVYVYDPGANLWQKVSHPPPRKEQAWAVGPPGAGGRGQGLQTQGPRAPPSRGPGAAGHCGCSVPKTQKNLSSSRGQSQARPGALQGRWTQRESICSLMQARPTRE; from the exons ATGGTGCGGAACGTGGACGACCTGGACTTCCACCTGCCCTCGCATGCCCAGGACGTGCTGGACGGCCTGCAGCGGCTGCGCTCCCAGCCCAAGCTGGTGGACCTCACGCTGCTGGTGGGCGGCCGGGAGCTGCCCTGCCACCGCGGGCTCCTGGCGCTGAGCAGCCCTTACTTCCACGCCATGTTCGCGGGAGACTTCGCAGAGAGCTTCTCGGCGCGCGTGGAGCTGCGGGACGTGGAGCCCGCTGTGGTGGCGCAGCTGGTGGACTTCGTGTACACGGGCCGGCTGACCGTCACCCAGGGCAACGTGGAGGCGCTGACCCGCACGGCCGCACGCCTGCAGTTCCCCGCCGTGCAGAAGGTCTGCGGCCGCTATCTGCAGCAGCAGCTCGACGCCTCCAACTGCCTGGGCATCTGCGAGTTTGGGGAACAGCAGGGGCTGCTGGGCGTGGCCGCCAAGGCCTGGGCCTTCCTGCGGGAGAACTTCGAGGCCGTGGCCCGGGAGGACGAGTTCCTGCAGCTGTCCCAGGAGCGGCTGGCCGCCTGCCTGGCCAGCGACCTGCTGCAGGTGCAGCCGGAGCAGAGCCGGCTGGAGGCGCTGCTGCGCTGGGTACGCCACGACCCCCAGGTCCGGGCCGCCCACCTGCCCGAGCTGCTCAGCCTGGTGCACCTGGACGCCGTGCCCAGGCTCCACGTGCAGCAGCTGCTGGCCTCGGAGCCGCTGATCCGGGAGTCGGAGGCCTGTCGGGAGGCCTTGGCCCAGGGCCACGAGGGG GCGCTGCTGGCCCTCCCGCAGAAGCTGGAGGAGGTCCTGGTGGTGGTGGGCGGGCGGgcgctggaggaggaggaggagggagccgAGGAGCTCGTCCCCCTGGCCGGGAACTTCGCCTTCTACCACACCAAGGCCA GCGGCTCTCGGGGTTCCAGGACGGACGCGTGGTCCACCACGCAGGCCTGGTGCTTCCCCCTGAAGGAGGCCGCCTGGAGGCCAGTGGCGCCCATGCTGAAGGCCCGCACCAACCACGCCAGCGCCGCGCTCAACGGGGAGATCTACGCGGTCGGCG GCACCACTCTGGATGTGGTGGAGGTGGAGAGCTATGACCCCTTCACAGACACCTGGACGCCCATCCGCCCAGCCCTCAAGTATGTCAGCAACTTCTCCGCGGCAGGCTGTGGGGGCCGGCTCTACCTGGTGGGGTCCAGTGCCTGCAAGTACAATGCCCTGGCTCTGCAATGCTACAACCCGGTCACAG ACGCCTGGAGCGTGATCGCCTCGCCCTTCCTCCCCAAGTACCTGTCGTCTCCACGCTGCGCCGCCCTGCACGGGGCACTCTACCTGGTGGGTGACAACACCAAGAAGGTCTACGTGTATGACCCCGGGGCCAACCTGTGGCAGAAGGtgagccaccccccaccccggaaAGAGCAGGCCTGGGCTGTGGGCCcccctggggcagggggcaggggacagGGCCTGCAGACGCAAGGGCCCAGAGCGCCCCCCTCCCGAGGACCTGGGGCCGCTGGTCACTGCGGATGCTCTGTCCCCAAAACACAGAAAAACCTGTCCTCCTCAAGGGGGCAAAGCCAGGCTCGGCCAGGGGCACTCCAGGGCCGGTGGACTCAGAGAGAGAGCATCTGCTCCCTGATGCAGGCCAGGCCCACGAGGGAGTGa
- the KLHL30 gene encoding kelch-like protein 30 isoform X1, producing MVRNVDDLDFHLPSHAQDVLDGLQRLRSQPKLVDLTLLVGGRELPCHRGLLALSSPYFHAMFAGDFAESFSARVELRDVEPAVVAQLVDFVYTGRLTVTQGNVEALTRTAARLQFPAVQKVCGRYLQQQLDASNCLGICEFGEQQGLLGVAAKAWAFLRENFEAVAREDEFLQLSQERLAACLASDLLQVQPEQSRLEALLRWVRHDPQVRAAHLPELLSLVHLDAVPRLHVQQLLASEPLIRESEACREALAQGHEGALLALPQKLEEVLVVVGGRALEEEEEGAEELVPLAGNFAFYHTKAKRWMALPDFPDHHKWGFSLAALNNDVYVTGGSRGSRTDAWSTTQAWCFPLKEAAWRPVAPMLKARTNHASAALNGEIYAVGGTTLDVVEVESYDPFTDTWTPIRPALKYVSNFSAAGCGGRLYLVGSSACKYNALALQCYNPVTDAWSVIASPFLPKYLSSPRCAALHGALYLVGDNTKKVYVYDPGANLWQKVSHPPPRKEQAWAVGPPGAGGRGQGLQTQGPRAPPSRGPGAAGHCGCSVPKTQKNLSSSRGQSQARPGALQGRWTQRESICSLMQARPTRE from the exons ATGGTGCGGAACGTGGACGACCTGGACTTCCACCTGCCCTCGCATGCCCAGGACGTGCTGGACGGCCTGCAGCGGCTGCGCTCCCAGCCCAAGCTGGTGGACCTCACGCTGCTGGTGGGCGGCCGGGAGCTGCCCTGCCACCGCGGGCTCCTGGCGCTGAGCAGCCCTTACTTCCACGCCATGTTCGCGGGAGACTTCGCAGAGAGCTTCTCGGCGCGCGTGGAGCTGCGGGACGTGGAGCCCGCTGTGGTGGCGCAGCTGGTGGACTTCGTGTACACGGGCCGGCTGACCGTCACCCAGGGCAACGTGGAGGCGCTGACCCGCACGGCCGCACGCCTGCAGTTCCCCGCCGTGCAGAAGGTCTGCGGCCGCTATCTGCAGCAGCAGCTCGACGCCTCCAACTGCCTGGGCATCTGCGAGTTTGGGGAACAGCAGGGGCTGCTGGGCGTGGCCGCCAAGGCCTGGGCCTTCCTGCGGGAGAACTTCGAGGCCGTGGCCCGGGAGGACGAGTTCCTGCAGCTGTCCCAGGAGCGGCTGGCCGCCTGCCTGGCCAGCGACCTGCTGCAGGTGCAGCCGGAGCAGAGCCGGCTGGAGGCGCTGCTGCGCTGGGTACGCCACGACCCCCAGGTCCGGGCCGCCCACCTGCCCGAGCTGCTCAGCCTGGTGCACCTGGACGCCGTGCCCAGGCTCCACGTGCAGCAGCTGCTGGCCTCGGAGCCGCTGATCCGGGAGTCGGAGGCCTGTCGGGAGGCCTTGGCCCAGGGCCACGAGGGG GCGCTGCTGGCCCTCCCGCAGAAGCTGGAGGAGGTCCTGGTGGTGGTGGGCGGGCGGgcgctggaggaggaggaggagggagccgAGGAGCTCGTCCCCCTGGCCGGGAACTTCGCCTTCTACCACACCAAGGCCA AGAGGTGGATGGCCCTCCCAGACTTCCCCGACCACCACAAATGGGGCTTCTCGCTGGCGGCGCTCAACAACGACGTCTACGTGACag GCGGCTCTCGGGGTTCCAGGACGGACGCGTGGTCCACCACGCAGGCCTGGTGCTTCCCCCTGAAGGAGGCCGCCTGGAGGCCAGTGGCGCCCATGCTGAAGGCCCGCACCAACCACGCCAGCGCCGCGCTCAACGGGGAGATCTACGCGGTCGGCG GCACCACTCTGGATGTGGTGGAGGTGGAGAGCTATGACCCCTTCACAGACACCTGGACGCCCATCCGCCCAGCCCTCAAGTATGTCAGCAACTTCTCCGCGGCAGGCTGTGGGGGCCGGCTCTACCTGGTGGGGTCCAGTGCCTGCAAGTACAATGCCCTGGCTCTGCAATGCTACAACCCGGTCACAG ACGCCTGGAGCGTGATCGCCTCGCCCTTCCTCCCCAAGTACCTGTCGTCTCCACGCTGCGCCGCCCTGCACGGGGCACTCTACCTGGTGGGTGACAACACCAAGAAGGTCTACGTGTATGACCCCGGGGCCAACCTGTGGCAGAAGGtgagccaccccccaccccggaaAGAGCAGGCCTGGGCTGTGGGCCcccctggggcagggggcaggggacagGGCCTGCAGACGCAAGGGCCCAGAGCGCCCCCCTCCCGAGGACCTGGGGCCGCTGGTCACTGCGGATGCTCTGTCCCCAAAACACAGAAAAACCTGTCCTCCTCAAGGGGGCAAAGCCAGGCTCGGCCAGGGGCACTCCAGGGCCGGTGGACTCAGAGAGAGAGCATCTGCTCCCTGATGCAGGCCAGGCCCACGAGGGAGTGa